The following are encoded in a window of Caldisericota bacterium genomic DNA:
- a CDS encoding integrase domain-containing protein codes for MLAPVMSFKSATRAEYLGKTVSRSINRGSALSSKVTTVLNEIRENLSVKSLKNFEQPTVEAYADYLKDRVEEGNISLRTATDRISTLNTITTKYLEKQKLFISAKEWHLSRGSQDYSDMSISSEVHQQFSEYLQQQGTIQAEALKYSIGLQRKLGLRARESFSIKQTTIRKALKNNILHINRDDGTKNSKPRDITIKIESQREILKNALNFMKEHKWKSLIKPTTTRLSHSGWAYRQVTKFREAINSNYNFHAERHSFAHEQYANTWKEQAGIAVDCPVVYGGNNWISYAEEKTSLGEEEIEKIDKDIREEISHELGHNRLEITNTYLGK; via the coding sequence ATGCTTGCACCTGTAATGAGTTTCAAAAGTGCTACACGAGCTGAATATTTAGGCAAAACGGTCTCGCGGTCTATCAATAGAGGTTCTGCTCTATCCAGCAAGGTCACAACTGTTTTGAATGAAATACGGGAGAATCTTAGTGTAAAATCCTTGAAAAACTTTGAACAACCAACTGTTGAAGCATACGCAGACTACCTCAAAGATAGAGTAGAAGAAGGCAACATATCTCTTAGGACTGCGACAGATCGGATTAGTACTCTTAATACAATTACAACTAAGTATTTAGAAAAACAAAAGCTATTTATATCAGCGAAAGAATGGCACTTATCACGAGGTTCTCAAGATTATAGTGATATGAGTATATCTTCTGAAGTGCATCAGCAATTCTCGGAATATCTACAACAGCAGGGCACAATACAAGCAGAGGCTTTGAAATATTCAATAGGACTACAACGGAAATTGGGTCTTAGAGCAAGAGAAAGTTTTTCAATTAAGCAGACTACAATTAGAAAAGCTCTCAAAAACAATATTTTGCATATAAATAGAGATGATGGAACAAAAAATTCAAAACCGAGAGATATAACTATTAAAATAGAATCTCAAAGAGAAATCCTAAAAAATGCATTAAATTTCATGAAGGAACACAAGTGGAAAAGTCTAATTAAGCCTACTACAACAAGATTAAGCCATTCCGGCTGGGCATATCGACAGGTAACTAAGTTTAGGGAAGCTATAAACAGTAATTATAATTTTCATGCTGAACGGCATTCTTTTGCACACGAACAATATGCAAATACCTGGAAGGAACAAGCAGGTATAGCTGTGGATTGTCCAGTTGTGTATGGTGGTAATAACTGGATATCCTATGCAGAAGAAAAGACAAGCCTTGGTGAGGAAGAAATAGAGAAGATAGATAAGGATATCCGGGAGGAAATCTCCCATGAATTGGGACATAACCGATTGGAAATCACAAATACCTATCTTGGCAAATAA